In Dyadobacter sp. CECT 9275, the following proteins share a genomic window:
- the cas2 gene encoding CRISPR-associated endonuclease Cas2, which yields MPWILVLFDLSTETKKEEKAHSQFRKDLLKDGFAMFQFSIYLRHCSSRENADVHIKRVKGFLPEKGEIGILTITDKQFGMMELYQARKIKERPNVPQQLELF from the coding sequence CTGCCGTGGATACTCGTACTTTTTGATCTGTCAACCGAAACAAAAAAAGAAGAAAAGGCGCATTCGCAATTCCGCAAGGACCTGCTGAAAGACGGTTTCGCCATGTTTCAGTTTTCGATTTATTTGAGGCATTGTTCAAGCCGGGAAAATGCCGACGTACACATCAAACGGGTAAAAGGATTTTTGCCAGAAAAAGGTGAGATTGGAATTTTAACGATTACCGACAAACAGTTCGGAATGATGGAACTATACCAAGCCAGGAAGATAAAAGAACGGCCCAATGTACCGCAGCAGCTTGAATTATTTTAG
- a CDS encoding DUF4956 domain-containing protein, with amino-acid sequence MYLSDILSSSDLFDKISAKFFVRILIDFASVFILIRFVYYRNYKRTDLFTTFFVFNMVIFMITYLLNKVEMSMGAAFGLFAVFSMLRYRTEGISAKDMTYLFLVIAIGLIAAISKGGWDELCLFCLIILVVTHLLEGDWLIRKERGKMIIYENIHLIIPDRRPELLEDLRLRTGLNVHRVEIEDIDFLKDATRLTVYYYP; translated from the coding sequence ATGTACCTGTCCGACATACTCAGTTCATCTGATCTGTTCGACAAAATTTCTGCCAAATTTTTCGTCAGGATCCTTATTGATTTTGCTTCCGTTTTCATCCTCATCAGGTTTGTTTACTACCGTAATTATAAGCGTACCGACCTCTTTACTACATTTTTTGTATTCAACATGGTCATTTTTATGATCACCTACTTGTTGAACAAAGTGGAAATGTCAATGGGTGCGGCCTTCGGGTTATTCGCTGTGTTTTCTATGCTGCGTTACCGTACCGAAGGGATCTCCGCGAAGGATATGACTTACCTTTTCCTGGTTATTGCTATTGGTCTTATTGCTGCAATCAGTAAAGGAGGGTGGGATGAGTTATGCTTGTTTTGTCTTATAATTCTGGTCGTAACACATTTGCTGGAAGGGGACTGGCTGATCAGGAAGGAGCGTGGGAAAATGATAATCTATGAAAATATCCATCTGATCATCCCTGACCGCCGCCCGGAACTGCTTGAAGATCTTCGTTTGCGTACCGGTTTGAACGTCCACCGCGTCGAAATCGAGGATATCGATTTTCTCAAAGATGCCACCCGGCTTACGGTCTATTATTATCCCTGA
- a CDS encoding helix-turn-helix domain-containing protein has product MALNTDNVRLVFGLKLKQLRLDKGLSLNELSQKSGLSLSYINEIEKGKKYPKADKIIALAHAMDVDYDTLVSLKLSKRLEPISELLDSNVLTELPLELFGIDPASLLEILSDAPTKISAFVGTLIEIARNYNMSIEKFYFSALRTYQEMHDNYFEDIELEAERFLKEHNVPENVLLGENELFEILKTDFNYKIEHINEKANPEFSSVRSLTITGPSNNKLLINNQLSPVQRAFIYGREIGYLYLNLKNRLHTTALVEAESFEQLLNNFKASYFASAVIIKRSLLVPRLRGFFELKQWQPDKLLALITEFNTTPESFCYRLSNVMPKYFGLKQIFFSRFNNFAGQNLFDMSKELHISRKHYPHTVRDEHYCRRWVALTILDDLAELTKQKQYTGTLCKAQKSTYLDTQDQYLVVSLAHPTVTTANLNVSLSMGIYLDEHAKKTLHFLNDPAIPQREVNQTCERCALFDCRERIAAPTILQKKHKNEELRKALRKMIS; this is encoded by the coding sequence GTGGCCCTTAATACTGACAATGTTCGACTCGTTTTTGGACTTAAATTAAAACAGCTTCGTCTGGACAAAGGACTGTCGCTGAACGAACTATCCCAAAAATCCGGATTGTCTCTCTCCTATATCAATGAGATTGAAAAAGGAAAAAAATACCCCAAGGCAGACAAAATCATCGCGCTGGCCCACGCCATGGACGTGGATTACGACACGCTGGTATCCCTTAAGCTGAGCAAACGGCTTGAACCGATCAGTGAATTACTGGATTCAAATGTACTGACCGAGTTACCCTTAGAACTTTTCGGTATCGATCCGGCCAGTTTGCTGGAGATCCTCTCAGACGCCCCTACCAAAATCAGTGCGTTTGTGGGTACGCTCATTGAAATTGCCAGAAATTACAACATGTCTATTGAGAAATTCTATTTCTCGGCGCTGCGGACCTATCAGGAAATGCATGATAACTATTTCGAGGATATCGAACTTGAAGCGGAGCGGTTTTTGAAAGAACATAACGTCCCAGAGAATGTGTTGCTTGGTGAAAACGAACTGTTCGAAATTCTGAAAACAGATTTTAATTATAAAATAGAACATATAAACGAAAAGGCCAACCCGGAATTTTCCAGCGTCCGCTCCCTTACCATCACAGGACCTTCCAACAATAAATTACTCATCAACAACCAATTATCTCCTGTTCAGCGGGCCTTTATTTATGGCCGTGAAATCGGTTATTTATATCTGAACCTTAAAAACCGACTACACACCACGGCACTGGTAGAAGCCGAGTCTTTTGAACAATTACTGAATAATTTCAAGGCGTCCTATTTTGCAAGTGCAGTCATTATCAAAAGGAGTTTGCTCGTTCCGCGGCTCAGAGGTTTTTTTGAGCTGAAGCAATGGCAACCTGATAAACTGCTGGCCCTCATTACGGAATTCAATACCACGCCTGAATCCTTCTGCTACAGGCTGAGCAATGTGATGCCCAAGTACTTTGGTCTGAAACAGATATTCTTTTCAAGGTTTAATAATTTTGCGGGTCAGAACCTCTTTGACATGTCGAAGGAACTCCATATTTCCAGAAAACATTATCCGCATACGGTCCGCGATGAGCACTACTGCAGGCGCTGGGTTGCACTCACCATTCTGGACGACCTTGCTGAGCTCACAAAACAGAAGCAATATACGGGTACGCTTTGTAAGGCCCAAAAATCCACCTATCTCGACACTCAGGACCAGTACCTGGTGGTAAGCCTGGCACATCCGACAGTTACCACGGCCAATCTCAATGTGAGCCTGTCTATGGGTATTTACCTGGATGAGCATGCAAAAAAAACACTTCATTTTCTTAACGACCCCGCCATTCCGCAAAGAGAAGTGAACCAGACCTGTGAGCGATGTGCTCTTTTTGATTGCCGGGAACGCATTGCTGCGCCAACCATTTTACAGAAAAAACACAAAAATGAGGAGTTGCGCAAGGCTTTGCGGAAAATGATCAGCTGA
- a CDS encoding CRISPR-associated endonuclease Cas1, which yields MEPYRPFVDLIVLEIIDKGENFLQLSTPIKSKLMRIASEDITIDNQTSPLMVDLQRTTALLVKCYEGSLRKISYPTIPC from the coding sequence ATGGAGCCTTACCGCCCTTTTGTGGACCTGATCGTACTTGAGATCATCGATAAAGGAGAAAATTTCCTTCAACTGTCCACTCCGATCAAATCCAAATTGATGCGTATCGCTTCCGAAGATATCACGATCGACAATCAGACCAGTCCGCTTATGGTCGACCTGCAGCGTACGACAGCTTTGCTGGTAAAATGTTACGAAGGCTCCCTACGAAAAATCAGTTATCCAACAATTCCGTGCTGA
- a CDS encoding sterol desaturase family protein, translating into MPGTYGLEDLILKLSTPFYIMLIGLEILLTNRSDRKSYSWKDSFTNAMLMIFNGGIDLLFRAVYVGILVWMYNYRLLEPVENPYLYWTLLFLLEDLAFYTLHYVDHNSRLFWAVHVTHHSSEHFNLTTGFRSSVFQPLYRFVYFIPLVLLGFNPADIVVMYSVTQIYGIIVHTEYIKKLGWLEYILVTPSHHRVHHASNVEYLDKNMGMCLIIWDRLFGTFQEERQDIPTRYGLTKPVHHDGLAQTVFHEWKEIGRDFRQPTDLKTKLKYLFKAPGWSPDGSRQTTKELQKEQINHMA; encoded by the coding sequence ATGCCTGGTACCTATGGATTGGAGGACTTGATTTTAAAACTGTCAACTCCCTTTTACATTATGCTGATAGGTCTGGAGATTCTTTTAACCAATCGCTCCGACCGCAAAAGTTACTCCTGGAAGGACTCCTTCACCAATGCTATGCTGATGATTTTCAACGGCGGTATTGACCTGCTGTTTCGTGCTGTGTATGTAGGTATTTTGGTCTGGATGTACAATTACAGGCTTTTGGAGCCTGTTGAGAATCCCTATTTGTACTGGACCTTGCTCTTTTTGCTGGAAGATCTGGCTTTTTACACCCTGCATTACGTTGATCACAACAGCCGGTTATTCTGGGCAGTGCATGTTACACACCATTCTTCCGAACATTTTAACCTGACGACCGGCTTCCGGTCATCCGTTTTTCAGCCACTGTACCGTTTTGTTTATTTTATTCCGCTCGTACTGCTGGGATTCAACCCGGCCGATATCGTTGTGATGTATTCGGTGACTCAGATATACGGGATCATTGTACATACCGAATACATTAAAAAGCTGGGCTGGCTCGAATATATTCTGGTAACACCCTCACATCACCGGGTGCATCACGCGAGCAATGTAGAGTACCTGGATAAAAATATGGGCATGTGCCTAATTATCTGGGACAGGTTATTCGGTACGTTTCAGGAAGAGAGGCAGGACATCCCTACGCGTTACGGGCTTACGAAACCAGTTCACCACGACGGACTGGCACAAACCGTCTTTCATGAATGGAAAGAAATTGGAAGAGATTTCAGACAACCCACCGACTTAAAAACAAAGCTGAAATATCTTTTCAAAGCCCCAGGCTGGTCACCTGACGGTTCGCGGCAAACAACAAAGGAGCTTCAGAAAGAGCAGATAAACCACATGGCATAA
- a CDS encoding ThuA domain-containing protein: MMKTRIPNLMLVLMTAFVAVGLIAASQKRSFKVFVKISKAADHNKMMTAARPFLEKIASENHFTVDITDDNSLVNDANLSKYQVFIQLQEAPFDLSGQEQLAVQKFIEDGKGWVGIHAAGLTGTLYTNPEKKYWQWFEDAMGGVKYTPHPKFQKGTLIIEDHKHPVTKNLPDKMEISDEWYEFDKSPRPNVRVLATADESTYKQNKPMGDHPLIWVNEKYRRMVYIGIGHDASLCVNPDYAVLVRDAVLWAAEK; encoded by the coding sequence ATGATGAAAACGCGAATACCAAACCTGATGCTGGTGCTAATGACTGCATTTGTTGCTGTTGGCTTAATTGCTGCCAGTCAAAAAAGAAGTTTTAAGGTTTTTGTGAAAATTTCCAAGGCGGCAGACCACAATAAAATGATGACTGCGGCAAGGCCTTTCCTGGAAAAAATCGCGTCGGAAAATCATTTTACCGTGGATATTACAGATGACAACAGCCTGGTGAATGATGCCAATCTTAGTAAGTATCAGGTATTTATTCAGTTGCAGGAAGCTCCTTTTGACTTGTCGGGTCAGGAGCAGTTAGCCGTTCAAAAGTTTATTGAGGACGGGAAGGGCTGGGTAGGGATACATGCTGCCGGGTTAACCGGGACTTTATACACCAATCCGGAAAAGAAATACTGGCAATGGTTTGAAGATGCCATGGGCGGCGTGAAATATACCCCGCACCCTAAGTTTCAAAAAGGTACGCTGATCATCGAAGATCATAAACATCCGGTTACGAAAAACCTGCCGGACAAGATGGAGATCTCGGACGAGTGGTACGAATTTGATAAAAGTCCGCGTCCGAATGTCCGGGTTCTTGCCACCGCTGATGAGTCGACCTACAAACAAAACAAGCCAATGGGAGATCATCCGCTCATCTGGGTGAATGAAAAGTACCGGCGTATGGTATACATAGGGATTGGACATGATGCATCTTTGTGTGTCAATCCGGATTATGCAGTGCTGGTTCGGGATGCCGTTCTTTGGGCGGCTGAAAAGTAA
- a CDS encoding CotH kinase family protein, translating to MRHKHFLILLLAATSFIAASCKIPSSVEVSDDPAEANSDWTAESHGNDVDPDYDIIFPQDQVNSIEITMTAADWAAIKADMSAKSWGTFGQGNSGGGQGGGGGFGEDPEYIAATLKFNGKTWNQVGFRLKGNSSLSSIWRAGIYKLPFRLHFDKFEDDYPSIKNQRFYGFKELSMSPGYSDNSLLREKVVADIFRAGGVAAARTAFYKVYINFGEGLKYCGVYTSVEVIDDTMVQDQFGEDDGNIYKPESYFKTFAQSEFEKKNNEDAPDYTDVQAFITALNSSVRTSNPLQWRTSLESTFNVDHFLKYLAINNTIVNWDCYGSKAHNHYLYNAPAGKLTWIPWDFNMSMTTSSGGGNGGGGMTAVSLSMTEVSSTWPLLRYVADDATYYARYKTYVKEFKENVFIPTQINALFDKYHNLIQPYVTGTEPEQTGYSNLTSKTSFDTDLTTLKSHVVTRNAAVETFLR from the coding sequence ATGAGACATAAACATTTTCTTATTCTGCTTCTTGCAGCTACATCTTTCATTGCGGCATCCTGTAAAATACCTTCATCCGTAGAGGTATCTGACGATCCTGCTGAAGCAAATTCCGACTGGACAGCGGAAAGCCATGGCAATGATGTAGATCCTGATTATGATATAATATTTCCCCAGGATCAAGTGAACAGCATTGAAATTACGATGACTGCTGCTGACTGGGCAGCCATCAAGGCAGATATGTCGGCTAAGTCGTGGGGTACTTTCGGGCAAGGTAACTCCGGTGGAGGACAGGGTGGGGGTGGAGGTTTTGGAGAAGATCCGGAATACATTGCAGCAACCTTAAAATTTAACGGAAAAACCTGGAACCAGGTGGGTTTCCGGTTGAAAGGGAATTCCAGTTTGTCGTCTATCTGGCGTGCAGGGATATACAAGCTTCCTTTTAGGCTTCATTTTGACAAGTTCGAAGACGATTATCCGAGTATAAAAAATCAGCGGTTTTATGGTTTCAAGGAGCTTTCTATGTCGCCAGGATATAGTGATAATTCCTTGTTACGGGAAAAAGTAGTAGCTGACATTTTTCGTGCAGGCGGTGTTGCTGCAGCCCGTACTGCGTTTTATAAGGTGTATATCAATTTTGGTGAAGGATTAAAATACTGTGGTGTATACACTTCCGTGGAAGTGATTGATGATACCATGGTGCAGGATCAGTTCGGGGAAGATGATGGGAACATTTACAAACCGGAATCTTATTTCAAAACTTTTGCCCAATCTGAATTTGAGAAAAAGAATAACGAAGACGCACCGGATTATACGGATGTGCAGGCTTTTATAACGGCGCTCAATAGTTCTGTCAGAACCAGTAATCCTCTACAGTGGCGCACCAGCCTCGAATCTACCTTTAATGTGGACCACTTTCTGAAATATCTCGCTATTAATAATACAATTGTAAACTGGGATTGTTACGGTTCAAAGGCACATAACCATTATCTGTACAATGCACCGGCAGGTAAGCTGACATGGATTCCTTGGGATTTTAACATGTCGATGACAACGTCTTCCGGCGGTGGGAATGGCGGAGGTGGTATGACGGCAGTGTCTTTATCGATGACTGAGGTATCAAGTACCTGGCCATTGCTGCGGTATGTTGCGGATGATGCAACTTATTATGCCAGATACAAAACTTATGTAAAGGAATTCAAAGAGAATGTTTTCATCCCCACTCAGATTAATGCACTTTTTGACAAGTATCATAATCTGATCCAGCCCTATGTGACCGGAACAGAACCTGAGCAAACCGGCTATTCTAATCTGACCAGCAAAACATCTTTTGACACAGATCTTACAACGCTTAAAAGCCATGTTGTTACCAGAAATGCAGCAGTTGAAACATTTTTAAGATGA
- a CDS encoding porin family protein — MKKLTIALFAMAISFTASAQYDPAFRFGIKAGANLSNINGSNDLSLSSGGTAFNFKDNSDRSLGFSGGVFFRLGRDFYLQPEFLLSQKGGKFNVYEDGIQNSDGKVDVRFTNLDVPVLFGVRIARFFRINAGPMASLRMTSNGKIGDSFDKFTGENASTEFKNRVAYGYQAGVGVDFGRLSLDVRYEGNFTDVVKINFNNNTTASQFGRKSNLFQATLGLAIF; from the coding sequence ATGAAAAAGTTAACAATTGCGCTCTTTGCTATGGCAATAAGTTTCACTGCTTCTGCACAATATGATCCTGCATTTCGCTTTGGAATAAAGGCCGGAGCCAATTTGTCCAATATCAATGGAAGCAATGATTTATCGCTGTCATCTGGAGGAACTGCGTTCAATTTCAAGGATAACTCCGACCGATCTCTAGGGTTTTCTGGCGGGGTATTCTTCCGTCTTGGCCGTGATTTTTACCTTCAGCCCGAATTTCTGCTTTCACAAAAGGGGGGTAAATTTAATGTCTATGAAGATGGTATCCAGAATTCAGATGGAAAGGTGGATGTACGATTTACCAATCTGGACGTGCCCGTACTCTTTGGTGTAAGAATTGCCCGGTTTTTCAGGATCAACGCAGGACCCATGGCTTCGCTGCGTATGACAAGCAACGGTAAGATCGGTGATTCCTTCGACAAATTTACCGGCGAAAATGCCAGCACAGAATTTAAGAACAGGGTAGCCTATGGCTATCAGGCAGGTGTAGGTGTTGATTTCGGAAGGTTAAGCCTGGATGTGCGCTACGAAGGAAACTTTACAGATGTTGTTAAAATTAATTTTAACAACAACACCACCGCTTCGCAGTTTGGCCGGAAGAGCAACCTGTTCCAGGCAACGCTCGGACTGGCAATATTCTGA
- a CDS encoding polyphosphate polymerase domain-containing protein, translating to MNTMDHVIFSEIAEQVSDFDPITLAEMDSVKLMDRTDLKFMIPVSRLSYILSLVQSHYRVLEMESKRIFTYETLYYDTRELTLYHQHQAGRLNRYKIRHRNYVDTKGSYFEIKLKNNKGRTIKTRIKREMGGCGGLDEHSGSFLRGTTNLNPDRLKPTLWVHYGRITLVSIYTTERITIDLDLTFSSDGRSREFGYVAIVEVKHEKENSASFFLEMMRRQRFREGGISKYCFGMISIFSGVKHNRFKSKVKFLHKLQSQNALHVPVRHTQFI from the coding sequence ATGAATACAATGGATCATGTGATTTTTTCTGAAATAGCAGAGCAAGTTTCTGATTTTGATCCGATTACGCTGGCGGAGATGGATTCGGTTAAACTCATGGACAGGACCGATTTGAAATTTATGATACCCGTGAGCAGGTTATCCTACATTTTGTCTCTTGTCCAAAGCCATTACCGCGTGCTGGAAATGGAAAGTAAACGGATCTTCACCTATGAAACTTTGTATTACGACACGCGTGAGCTCACGCTGTATCATCAGCATCAGGCAGGCCGTTTGAACCGTTACAAGATCCGACACAGAAATTACGTGGATACCAAAGGTTCGTACTTTGAAATAAAGCTGAAAAATAACAAAGGGAGAACGATCAAAACAAGGATTAAGAGAGAAATGGGAGGCTGTGGCGGACTGGACGAGCATAGCGGATCGTTTTTGAGAGGTACTACCAATCTGAATCCGGATCGTTTGAAACCCACCCTTTGGGTTCATTACGGCAGGATTACATTGGTAAGTATATACACCACCGAACGAATCACAATTGATCTGGATCTTACTTTTTCTTCTGATGGAAGGAGTCGGGAATTTGGATATGTCGCCATTGTGGAAGTGAAGCATGAGAAAGAGAATTCAGCTTCGTTTTTCCTCGAAATGATGCGCAGACAACGATTCCGGGAGGGAGGGATCAGTAAATACTGCTTTGGAATGATCAGCATTTTTAGTGGCGTTAAACATAATCGTTTTAAATCAAAAGTAAAGTTTCTTCATAAACTCCAGTCTCAAAATGCTTTACATGTACCTGTCCGACATACTCAGTTCATCTGA
- a CDS encoding acyltransferase family protein: protein MTMDKQGVYFPNLNGIRFIAAFLVIIHHTEQFKSILYFDNYWGKVPFVDIIGKLGVVLFFVLSGFLITYLLLAEEYMFGKISVAKFYIRRMLRIWPLYFLIVILAFFVFPHINLFVLPGHSKDVIYSNLYIKLFLYAIFLPNLVLSFLGVVPYASHTWSIGTEEQFYFIWPVILNYFKKYRIWLMISIISFYVSFSYFLTTHHADIIPFKNIIQAFLVTFNIDCMAIGGIFSILLFENSKILGLLRNNTLFYVVIVITIFLLAKGVYISIFHYEFYSILFGILILNFASNARNKISIENDVFNYLGRISYGLYMYHPIVIVIALFICKSVNFVSNWIIYPVIVSLTVFFSSVSYRYYESFFLRYKSKFSNVISGNRG, encoded by the coding sequence ATGACAATGGACAAACAAGGAGTTTATTTTCCAAACCTAAATGGAATAAGATTTATTGCAGCGTTTCTAGTAATCATTCATCATACAGAACAGTTTAAGTCAATTCTATATTTTGATAATTATTGGGGTAAAGTTCCCTTTGTAGATATTATTGGTAAACTTGGTGTTGTTTTATTTTTTGTTTTGAGTGGGTTTTTAATTACCTATCTTCTTTTAGCCGAGGAATATATGTTTGGGAAGATTAGCGTCGCTAAATTCTACATAAGAAGAATGTTACGCATTTGGCCGTTATATTTTTTGATTGTTATTTTAGCTTTTTTTGTTTTTCCACATATTAATTTGTTCGTATTACCTGGTCATAGTAAGGATGTTATATATTCTAATTTGTACATTAAATTATTCTTATATGCAATATTTCTTCCAAATTTAGTACTGTCTTTTTTAGGGGTTGTTCCATACGCTTCTCATACGTGGTCTATCGGAACAGAGGAGCAGTTTTATTTTATTTGGCCGGTTATTTTAAATTATTTTAAAAAATACCGAATCTGGTTGATGATCTCTATTATATCATTTTATGTGTCATTTTCTTATTTTTTGACGACGCATCATGCAGATATTATTCCTTTCAAGAATATAATTCAGGCATTTTTAGTAACATTTAATATTGATTGTATGGCAATCGGAGGCATTTTCTCAATATTGCTGTTTGAAAATAGTAAAATATTGGGACTTTTACGAAATAATACTTTGTTCTATGTTGTCATAGTTATTACGATATTTCTACTTGCAAAAGGTGTATATATATCGATATTTCACTATGAATTCTATTCTATTCTATTTGGAATATTAATCTTAAATTTTGCCAGTAACGCAAGAAATAAAATTTCAATAGAAAATGATGTTTTTAATTATCTAGGTAGAATTTCGTATGGATTGTATATGTATCATCCAATAGTGATTGTCATAGCTTTATTTATTTGTAAAAGTGTAAACTTTGTATCTAATTGGATTATCTATCCGGTGATAGTTTCATTAACAGTATTTTTTTCAAGTGTTTCATACAGATATTACGAATCCTTTTTTCTGAGATATAAGAGTAAATTTTCAAATGTTATAAGTGGAAACAGAGGATAG
- a CDS encoding sugar phosphate isomerase/epimerase family protein, with protein MSLNRRIFVKSLALTAGSGMLDFNNIGQMTPSAWPISCNQYSWITFFAREGRNWNTDPDISLGEFASAGLTAYEPAFNNAEEVGKILPYLKKYNLSMPSVYVNSSLHQKEEATRSIRSLLAIADALKPANTKIIVTNPNPLKWGSDKIKSDEELAVQAQSLDQLGAELKKRGMKLAYHTHDVELKAAAREFHHMLLATDPKNVSLCLDVHWVYRGSGNSQIALFDIVKLYGKRIVELHIRQSKDGIWQETFGDGDIDYPRLVSALSALHVKPHLVLEQCLEKTSPKTMNGVEAHKADLAMAHKVFAKWLS; from the coding sequence ATGTCATTAAACCGCCGAATTTTTGTTAAAAGCCTGGCATTAACTGCTGGCTCCGGAATGTTAGATTTTAATAATATTGGGCAAATGACTCCATCTGCCTGGCCGATATCCTGTAATCAGTATTCCTGGATAACTTTTTTTGCCAGAGAAGGCAGAAATTGGAACACCGACCCGGATATCTCGCTGGGAGAATTTGCCTCTGCCGGATTAACTGCTTATGAACCGGCTTTCAACAATGCGGAGGAGGTGGGTAAAATACTGCCCTACTTAAAGAAATACAATCTGTCGATGCCATCGGTATATGTAAACAGCTCATTACACCAGAAGGAGGAAGCGACCAGATCCATCAGGTCCTTACTGGCCATAGCTGATGCCCTTAAGCCCGCCAATACTAAAATTATTGTGACCAATCCGAATCCGCTCAAATGGGGGAGTGATAAAATTAAGTCGGATGAGGAGTTGGCCGTACAAGCCCAAAGCCTGGACCAACTCGGTGCAGAGCTGAAAAAACGAGGAATGAAGCTGGCATACCATACCCATGATGTGGAGTTGAAAGCCGCCGCCCGGGAATTTCATCACATGCTGCTGGCCACGGATCCCAAAAACGTTTCATTATGCCTGGATGTACACTGGGTGTACCGAGGTTCGGGAAATTCCCAGATTGCCCTGTTTGATATCGTGAAGTTATACGGCAAACGAATAGTGGAGTTGCATATCCGGCAGTCCAAAGATGGCATCTGGCAGGAAACTTTCGGGGACGGAGATATTGATTATCCACGACTGGTAAGCGCTCTGTCTGCTCTTCATGTCAAACCTCACCTGGTATTGGAGCAATGCCTTGAAAAGACATCACCCAAAACCATGAATGGCGTTGAAGCGCATAAAGCCGACCTGGCCATGGCGCATAAGGTATTTGCAAAATGGTTAAGCTGA
- a CDS encoding DUF2490 domain-containing protein, which produces MKSFLIAILICMPFLGNTQGIGLWTSAHVEKKLNKSFSVNVSGQTRFSDNANVLKSYLGEAGLEYKLNKYFGASLYYRYIGKRKQDKSSEDYYYRSFHRFYGNVTFEYKLTKWLKFDYRFRYQDQFKDDESGLINSGSYFRHKAEFTYKNKSRFSPYVSVDVFYLLGTGFEQIRYKTGCNISLNKRNSFDLSVFADKAVVGGATDPAVISLAYKLKMK; this is translated from the coding sequence ATGAAAAGTTTTCTGATTGCTATTTTAATCTGCATGCCCTTTCTGGGAAATACTCAGGGGATAGGGCTATGGACGTCTGCTCATGTTGAAAAAAAACTGAATAAATCTTTTTCTGTAAATGTAAGCGGACAAACGCGCTTTTCGGATAATGCAAATGTTTTGAAGTCATACCTGGGCGAAGCTGGCCTGGAATACAAGCTCAATAAATATTTTGGGGCAAGCCTTTACTACCGCTATATTGGTAAAAGGAAGCAGGACAAGAGCTCTGAGGATTATTACTATCGTTCGTTTCACCGCTTTTATGGGAACGTTACTTTCGAGTACAAACTTACCAAATGGCTGAAATTTGATTACCGTTTTCGGTATCAGGATCAGTTTAAGGATGACGAGTCCGGGCTTATTAATTCCGGAAGTTATTTTCGTCATAAGGCTGAATTTACTTATAAGAATAAAAGCAGGTTCTCACCTTATGTTTCGGTCGACGTTTTTTATTTACTGGGCACGGGTTTCGAACAGATCAGATATAAAACTGGCTGTAACATATCTTTGAATAAACGTAATTCATTTGATCTTTCCGTTTTTGCAGACAAAGCTGTTGTTGGCGGAGCCACCGATCCGGCCGTTATTTCACTGGCCTATAAACTGAAAATGAAATAA
- a CDS encoding CRISPR-associated endonuclease Cas1 produces the protein MARKKGNPPNNLLNYGYAILQAIVARGLVSSGLLPTLGIHHHNQ, from the coding sequence TTGGCTCGCAAAAAAGGAAACCCGCCTAATAATCTGCTCAACTACGGTTATGCCATCCTTCAGGCGATCGTCGCACGCGGCCTTGTCTCATCCGGGTTACTGCCAACGCTTGGCATTCATCATCACAACCAATAA